From the genome of Plectropomus leopardus isolate mb chromosome 9, YSFRI_Pleo_2.0, whole genome shotgun sequence:
GAGGGgtatacattttttgtccaGAAATCAATCAAATGTATTTCCTGAGGTGACACTCCTATCAACAGAGCATCAAAAACTGCTTTTTGATCTTATCTATGGTTGCAGCTATGGTTACATTTAGGCACCTCTATCACTGTGTTAGGgcttaaataaacataatgatCTGAGGTTATAGTATTTCCTAATCCAACCATGTCTCATagaaattatacatttatatagtACCtcattttattctcatttacattataataataagcATTCTTGACGCCTAGATTATGGCCAGggacaattcattttttttaatgaataatatgAGACAAAGGATTTAGTCCCCTCTATGGTTACGTTTAAACAAAACTACTCAAGTTATTTCAAAGGTAACTTAACTAGAGTAACATGGTCGCATagcttttaatatttaatatatatatttaaatatatcaatCCAATATTGGTTGAGATATTACAGCTCCTAAATCCAATAATCGTACCTATCATTTACAGGATGGTGAAGCAGAGGCACTAAACTATGTAGCCCTGGATTTCCCCTCAAGAAATGCCAAAAGATGGACGAATAACAGGGAGTTACCACAGGACTGTCTGTACTCTGACACCAGAGACTATCAGTGAAGAGCTGCCGCCACAAAGAAAGAACTCTTAATATGTTTATCTACATAACTTTCAGGTATTTAATTCCTGTTTAGGTGAACAAGATGAGAGatattttctgtaatgttaTTGTTAATAGCACAATCAGAGACAGctcttgtgttttctgatgttaatctttttttcaaccaagaatatatttattgttattttcattattttatttgttttattattattgcttgtGATATATAGCTTGAATAATCACTAGAAATCTGAGTGAAATTAAATGGAAACAAAACGTTTgtcattaaagaaaacatacatctTCGTTCCTTATATTGTGATGTTGGACACTTTTGTGAATATTTactaaatttatttaatttaagaaaGGTGACTGGTgtgcaattaattttcttttcactttcccTCTGTGTGGTTTAAAGTTGCTGGACCAGCAAACAGCTTTTGACAGGCAGAATATTTGATTTGAAATCTTTCACAAACTATTTATAGACTACATAATAAATAGAtttagtggtttttttttttttttacttgggtTAATATCCATTTAGCTGTGAAAGATAATGAGGGCGTGTACAacccaaatgcaaaaaaaatgaatatatagtTCTGCTCAGTAAGACTGGggtcaaaattaaacaaaaaacaaaaagtctggCCCAAATCCTGAgacatcaaacatcagataaaCCTGATcaacagattaaaaaagaatatcTCTAGACACtctaaaaaccaacaaaaagcTTTTACTGTCGCAGTATGTCTAATAAGCATGAACTTTGACACCCAAGAGGATGGTTTCTTACAGGAAATTGACTCTTTAAAGGTAAGCACAGCTTCAGCGCACTGACCAGAAAAAGGCAATATGTAAAGCCAAGCAAGGCTTTGAGAATAATACAGGTGAAAGGTAATGTTGATGAGAGCAGTGACACTCAGCCATACAGAAAATGTGTGGGCTATAACCAAAACTATGAATTAAAATAGGCTGTATGCTTTACACATAGCTTGTACAAGTGGATAcagccactgtgacatcacccattggtttgttgactaccattttttcattgtttttatagtttaaatGTGTATAATCTGGGCATAAAGTAAGGCACAAGCGGTGACGGGTTTGTATTTAGTCCCTATATTAATCATAGGTGTGTTTTAGGGACAACATGAActcaaccaatcagagtgtCACATCCTAATTCCTTTAAAAGCCGGGTGCTAATTTAAGGAGTGAGTGGTTTTCTGCTGAGTGATGCGATAAGAGCAGGAAGTTCACTGCAGAAATGtcaagcagcaaaacaaaagataGTCATAAACTTAATAGAAGAAACCATACTAAACTTTTAGGATGTGAAATAATCAGTGAAGTTATTCTACTCCTCGTGTGTAAGTGCATTCAGCGTCTCTCTTAATGGGAAGTTAGACGGAAGCTTTGTACctctgctatgttcacattttagagattattttcctcatattgaTGTATTATTTCATAGACCAGCAGCAACTCATCTATGCGTACCTGTGTGTAAAAGGCAAGCAGGCTGACAATAACACCAAAGCATTAATGCCAAAAAGTGCAATTCATCAAATAGCTACTTGAGGCTGGTTCCATAGaccaccatgttaaaatgccaaactttacagcagaaataaacatttttacagctaGGAACAAAAATGGTTTGGTCTCTGTAGCcaatttaaaaatccatgacAATTGCACAGGGGTGAATTATTTTATAACTCATCTGTTTACATCACATTAAGGCTTAAATTTACTCATATATACGGTCAGGCTGCTTGAGTGGCAGGCTGTCTGCACGGCATTGCTAAACTTTGTGAGTCAGATCCTCCCTGCCCACGCTCCTTCACAAATGGAGTGAATAGATGTAAATGCAAAAATCTAGGcgtcaaaacagcagtccacaaaccaattgGTGATGTCATGTTAGCTTCGTCCATTATTTATAAAGTCTATGGCAACAACCTGAGCTTAAGTATGTTGTGAACCATCTTACTATCTGAATAACACATCCTTTtaataactgaaaaatacaGTGCCACTGACTTTAACCCAGGTTTTTGTTGGTCAATGCGCAATCACTTTGCGgccttaaaataataatccGCCAAGAATGCGCCTGACCACACCACATTTGAAGACCTACATGCCCATGGATGGACAGGTGGGCGTGATTTATGTCCCATACAGATGAAGAGATCTGTACCTGACCATCAGGGTCCAAGTCGCGTTTCGGACTCCTGGTAGTGAGACTGCCATGTCTAAATGGGACCATAGTTTACTAAATTAACATCATGCTGTACTGAAGATTTGAAACCAGCGATTAAGACCATAAACTCattaggaaaatgtttactgagaTGATAAATCAAGCAGCAAGtaggtttattttttcagtcttttatcTATATtggctacaaaaaaaaagaaaaaagaaatgcgAGAAAGGAGATGAATGTGTCTCAGTAGAGTTTAGCTGAAATGAATTCGATGACAGGATTCCAGattttcacaaatttatcaGAAGAACCATTTCAAATAAATCTCAGTTTCCAGAGTCTGAGATTGTGCAGTACTGCAACACCAAAATGTctattttccaaaacaaaaaatgttaatatggGCTTTTTGAACTGCAAGTGTGTGATATTAAACTGTGGCAAACAGAGAGCTAAACACAAAAATCAGCAATGAATCCAAACTGATTATATCACTGACTCGCTGTCACTACACAACAGTcacttcacaaaaacattttcaaccgCTCTGCAATAAATCGATGCTAACCAGCAGCCTTAGCATTGTCaacaagctaacgttagcgcAACAGTAAcgtcacagaaacacaacataCAGCCTACAGTGTTACAGTGCGGGTAACCAGCTCACCGATGTGATTTTACCAACAACACTGAAAACCTGCAAACCAGAAATCTGTCTGACTCACCGTCGCTTTGGAGTCCGGACAGCTCTCGTTAGCTGTCGCCACCTCGGAAACAGCTCCGGTGTTCACGCTCGTTTCATCTCGAGCTTGGTTGAATTTTCCTTTTAACTCCTTTTCCATCTTCGTCTgcgtctgtgactctgtcttcGCCGCGAACGCCGATGTCTGCAggaaaatacagttttcatcgttgatgttttttttttcggccATTGTGTTGGTAAGTATCCTCGCGAGGCCGTGAGCTTGACTGAGCGCGCGAGGGGGAGGAGGCTGCGCAGCGTGTGCACGAGCAGTGAGTACGTAGAGACTGcccctggctctgattggttgagcTCTGGAGGGGCGGATTCCTCCAGATTTTAACACAGATCACCTGTTTCGTGTACTTTTCCCAGATTATTGTGACAGTTATGAGAAATAtgacaaagttatttttatacaaGTTGAAGCCGCTCTGCTCACTCTGTTTGCTCCTACTTTGGGACACGCCACGTCATTtacatacaacttgaaaatcCAAACAccaaatggaaaatgaaaaaatataaaatttgaaatgcaaaatagcAAAGCTAAAATTTTAAATGCTAAATGATAAAGTGCAAatgcaatgaataaataaataaaaatatatttgctgtTTAAGCTTTTAAGAATTTCCATTTAAGCTTTTCCATTtctcattttaagttttaacatATAAACTACCACACAGTAtagcagaagaaaaacattaaaataaaatgaagaaatacaCATATGCGTAGATGAACACATATACAgatgctcacacacatacagacacagtaAGGGAGCATGCAGTTGCACAAAATAAAGGACCACATAGGGTTAATCTAATTGTGAttggctacaaaaaaaaaaaaaaaatggaaaaaagaaatgcgAGAAAGGAGATGAATGTGACTCAGCAGAGTTTAGCTGAAATTAATTCAATGACAGGATTccagatttttacaaatttatcaGAAGAACCATTTCAAATAAATCTCAGTTTCCAGAGTCTGAGATTGTGCTTCACCTCTCTCAGCCAGCTCGGCTGGTGAGGGTTCGTCCACTGGAGAAGGATCAGTCTCAGTGCTAATAAACCTCCATAgccattttcagtttcatctttataatttaacatttcagtCTGTGCATTTCCATTTAattcttaattttaaatttcactttttttattgtcactgtacattttaaaaatcattttacattttaaatgagcTTTTTCACTTTCCCCTTAAAGTTTAAATATGACATGATTTTTCCTAGCAGTatgttcaattaaaaaaatcttttaaattttatctcttttaattttttatttggatttttaacTATGACCAAAAATATCCTCCATAGAGAAGAGGCTCTAATATAATTAACCTATTAtgtaaatcatgaaaaaaaaaaatgaagcggTCTTTAGCTCTTAAAGAAGCTTTTGGAGCTGAAGACACTTCTACCATGAAGCATTACAAGGATAGATTTAgtaatgcaaaaatatatattcataataaaaagACTAACTTCAGCCGCACATCTTCAGTTTCATGTtaacaaaattaatattttgagcTAATATAACaacgaaaaaaaaatccctgaaaaacTCCAccacaaatgtttgttttattattataaccaGTCaggttttaattattttcttcttgaaaaaAACTTGGCGGTTTTGAGAAAAATTTCCACTCCTTAATCTTACCTAAAAGgctggaataaaaaaaacaatcttttatATAACTACACCACTTGCAACATAAGTAACTTTTCTAAGGGTAGCCCAATTCACAgatatttttacactgtgagACTTAgttatttaatgtgtttatttgactgaaaaaaagaaaaaggatttttacaattaaaatatttttttaaaatgcaaggtaaaaaatggtaaaatatgaaaaattaagAGCACATGTCTACAGTTCACTGTCAACAAAGTCAGAAGGGAACCTATCACATTTAATTATTGATTTACACTGTAAGAGGTCAGTACTATAAACTGACCTGAAGGTTTTCATAATGACATTCACATTTAGCATTTAACTTGAGAATAGACACTTTCTTCAGTCTTCagctctttcttctttcttcctctcgTAGCTTTGTTTCCAGAGAAATGCAACGCAGTGTAGTTCAGATCAGCTCCACCTTCAGTCTGGAAAGAGCTCGTAATGTGAGAAAGTCATGTCTTTAAATGCTGCTGGGAACTATGGTGATGAAATAATAGCAATGTCATTTGGTATCATTACTTACAGCATGGACTAGTTGGCTCAAGTTATCATTTCTTGTTTGTGAAGCACCGCTGTCTATTCCTTGAAATTAAAacagtcattatttatttattccgaCTTTTCAACAAAAGTCATACAttatttcctttaaatattGATAATGTGTAACATAAAGGTAAAGCTTAATGAGACACAATCGGACCAATTAACAATATGGGGAAATTGTGCCACAGATGTTAGATGCTATAAATTTCTATAGATGTCTATTATTTTATCCAATAAGGTTAATCATATCTCGCATGATGCCAGCCACTTACCTTTAAATTGTGAACACACTGATCTTGAATTTTGGCAACagattaaaacaatatttccaaTTATAGAGACGCCCAAGCAGAGAGCTGTTATCACCAGTGCAATATATTCAAAACTTGGCCTTTGCACtagaaaacaatggaaaaaaaacattatcagccctgtctcctagaaattacatttatatacaactatttttaaacattaaaaatgttttgagggAAATGTAATGACGAGTGAAGTTTCCTATCAACATGAGGTAACATTAACATAGCTTGCCGGTactaaaaatgttgatactgaacGTATTGGCAAAATGTTCTCTGAAAgtgtatttcagttgttttcttcCAAAATCACCCATCCTCTGATACAGTGTCCACTCATAGTGATTACAGCATTATTATTCTTTGCCTATTTTAAGAAACAATTTACTGAAATCACAGTCTTTCCCTAACCTTAATGGaagtgcttttgttacctaaaactaaaacaagacttcaacattttgttttttaaatgaaagtataACCAAAATCATAGTCTTTACCTAACCTTAACTATTTTTATGTAaccaaaatcattatttttcccTAACCTTGACCAACAGATTTTTGTTGTCTGACCCTAAAACATCAGTGTTCATCCCTTCTTTGAAGCAAACTCAAATTTCTGGTACGCCTGCCATCCTTTGCCCTCCAAAGGCTTTGccatataatatataatgaatGTAATACAGGTAGCTATTTACGTTGCCACAACATATTTACGAAAACAGTTTAGTAACTTTCAAATGCAATTTCTATGAGTCAGGGTTGCAACAATGAcgttatcaacattttttgaatattatttCCAGCACTGAATCACAAAATCATACCGATTTCCAGTTTTGTTATATCTCCAAAGAATATCTCTCCACATGTGGCCACAGCGCAGTAGTACATCCCGACTTCATGGGAGCTGAAGCTCCTCAAGTAGCGATAAACACAACTCCTCTGAGTGTCAGATCTCCTCTCGCAATCAACACGTCTTTTTCCATCACTGAAGATGACGTCTGGGTGAGATCTATGTGGTCCGGCTCTGAACCAGAACACACTGTGATCTcctgaacacattttattctCAGAGTCAGAGAGGATTGAACACTGGAGAGTCATCAGGTCTTCTGGATAATCCGGACCAGATATTGTTAGCGATTGATCAACGATATAATCTGATGTCCTCTGAGTGTTTCCTGCATGacataaaactgttaaaaggaCGTATAAGAACATTTTCGAAGCATAGAAGAATCTAAGTATATCCCAAATGTGAGTTTAATCGTCCAACATGCCGAAATTTAGCAAAAGTTTAACTATTTTATCCAGAACAGTTTGTCAGGGAAAATTAGATTGTCAAAACAATAATTggaccaacaaaacaaaaagattaagACAAAGCAGCTGTTAATTTGTCAATCAGTGGCTAAATCACTGCAAACATTTGGAGACagttaaaataatcttaaattagatttaaacTGGAAGTTTGCGATACTTAACGGATTATTTTTCTAGAACATCACCACAGTGCAGCTTTAGATCAGTGTCTGTTTCATTTGCAAAACTTTGTAAAAGTAGATCACATTATTTACCTTTAACTAACAAGTACACCCCACTCCATTGAGGATCCATCATCCAGTCCACGATAGCACAGTGATACATTCCCTCATCCTGTTCGACCGTCATATGAATGGTCAGATTGCAGGAGGTTTCTTCATTGTTCACCACCAATGTTGTGTTAGGAAACTCTGGTGCATACACAGGTTGGTTACGTAGCCACAGTGTCACAATTAATTTCAGAGTCTCTCCGGCTCTCTGTCTGTACCAGCAGATCTTTCGGCGACTGGGCTCAGTGTCAGGCAGAGCACACGTTAAGTTCACAGGTTCACCAAGTTCAACTGTAGTAACTGGAACCAGAGTATctgaagtaaataaaacagaatacatGTAACAGTAAATAACAAGtagattatgattttttaaacaaatgatgcAAACACTCCATATATTTGTGGTTGGCATGCTCTGAatacatagaataaaatatcaCTTACGTCCTTGATGAAGAACAAGCAGTGTAACCCATAACAGGATCATCTTGAAGTTGTGTCTTGTAAGGAAACTTTCAGGTATTTCACTGAGTAAAGGAGGTGATGTCACATGACCACTgttctctctgtcacactgtaAACTGCATCTGATTGGCTATCACAGCATAAAGATGCAAAAGGGAACTTCCTAAATCtcactctgctgtttttgaagcTTCATTCCTCTCAATTCACATAATTACAGTACCTTAGCACAGTAGAGGATTAATGTAACAGATTGCCTCTGTAGATTTTAGTGTGAGgaaatataaaactgtgaagACAACATTGGTCTACAAATTCAATGACTATCAAATTTCAACCACAACAAATCAGAAAATTATGATATTCCATAACAAATGTTAGTACAGTTTAAATGTAGCAACAAGGAAAGTGGATTCACAAAAGCGTACACTAGCTGTCTAATCAGTTACATTTAACCTGTTTACACCTGATATCAACATGCATTTTGGTTGATTGCATAGACTTAATATAAAGATGGCTGATGCATCCACACTAACCCAGGTTATGCTTAAATGAAGGGAAAACATCTGTGGGAGCTGCTGCCGTCttgtgctggtgatgtcatttggagccggagtctgtgcagcagcagtttcagCGGTGGTGGAGTTCCCATCAAACACCCATCCTACAAATCGCCAGCAGTGCCATTGAACATGAGAGCAAAGATCGGCatacacagctgtcaatcagagCGCAAAATTccctttttgtaaaattgaataactcattaaaaccaaacttataggaaaaacaatcacttgaacaaaAATCAGGGCGATGAGAAGTACCTTGTCTGACTGAAACCATCTGTGGTTAAAATTAATCTGGCAagaactttgagtttttagtttagcCAATGGGTCTTTATGACCTATagtgcagccagccaccagggggcaataATATGTGTCTCTCTTGTAAATACAGGTGTGAATGCATCCAATGCGTCCTCAGTGTGTCTTAAGACCTGCTCATTCAGATAAAGAGCTGTATTTAAAGATAGATAATGCATCTTTACTTTCCTCTTGCTTATATCTTGAGCTGAAGACATAACTAGGAGCCAGAGTCTCATGATATCACGATATCTCCAGAACTCCTGCCCATAAACCCATCCAAACTACTGCAAGCACTGATCACTAGCACACCAATTCTCACTCATATAAATCATGACATCAAACCTACTTCTATATagtatcaattaaaaaaatgtaaccaaacttatcaggcaaacatttgaacaaacatcaaTGTGTTATGATCTACCTTAAATGACGGAAACCATCTTTGGATCTGTGAtcttttagtttggcccatggtCCAGTTACTAACGTGGAGGGGGTGGGGTTTATGACCAGCAAAatttatgttgctgttgttgtgtagGTTAGACGCAGTTCTGAAGGACAGTCTCTGGTGCAGCTCTCCTCCCAGGCCAGTGAAAATTCAGTTCAATATCTGCCCGGTTAGCACAAGCTACCCCAACAGGTGCTGTTAAAcggtcccaacaaactcacaccaaaacgaATCAACTGTGTCAATAAAACCGTTAACTGTAAAGTTAGCCCTGTGATGCAAACAGttagccgtgtgtgtgtgtatgggtgcgCTCTTATCAGCTGTCTCTGGcgtggagctcacactcctgcagcagtaatCTTATAGCGGCAAGGAGGCAAAAGGTACCGCAGGTGGGGGGAGCTTGTCTCATGATGAATAGAGAGAGATGAGCAAATCAATACATTGCATGCAGATATACTATGAAATAGGACTCAacctattttatatattatcatCTGTAACTGTGAATATTGCACAACAAATCTCggttaaaaacacttttggtcTTTGCAAACAGAAGTGATTCACCTTTTTTTGCATATGGAGCAGATAAGCTAGATCCAATCACAGTATGTTCACTGGAGACACTTTTTTAGTACTAGGTGTAAACGGacatacataatatatatatatatatatatatatatatatgtagagagagagagagagagagagagggagctgtTCACTTGTGATCGGATCACCCAAAACAAATGATAGGCCTACCAGGTCTGAACAGAAATAACTATCACCAGTGAAAGATCAACATTAGGTTTTCATATAAAGCACAACacagaaatgaagaaatgaatacatttacGCATGCAGAGTAAAAGAAGGAAGGATTAAAATAGATGACAGATAATCAGCAGATACTTTGAATGCTGTATCAGCAATACATTAGCATGAAACAGCTAGTTCGTACAGTGGCTGAGTTTGCAGTCAACTGATCTCataaaaactttacaaaaaacaactttaaaagagaacctactttttttttaactcaatcATCCGTACCTTATATTATGAACAAGTCTCACAAGTATAAACTAAAACAAGTAGTAAAAAGATCCATCTTGAAATGGATTCAGATGCCAAGAGAGGGGAATTTACATCACCTGATAAAGTTTCCTCAGCTTGATATTACTGAAATTCAGCCATTCAGCGTCTTAACTCTCTCACAAGCAATAGTAACCGCAGATTCCTAAAGGATATCTTAAGTTTCTCTTCTGTTTCTATGTATTTGTCATACCCAATAGGGAAATTACcaaaatttgcagtttaaatTTTTGGATTATACAGGAGTTCGCggatcattattttttgttagtaACACGAAGTTATTCAGTGCATTGGCATTGGATTCTGTTGCAGTCATTCAATGCACAGGACATTCAATCATATAGTCACAATAGTGCGTAGAAGGTTAAAAGGTGTACCTTTTATCCATTATGAGTTTGGTAACTGTTGTTATAATGTATATTCATGGACAAGGAAGCAACACACAACTTCCAGTTAGTAGCTTTACATAGCATTGACAGGGAACAATATGTGCGTAGATGTGGGTCATGAAGAAAGGTGACAGTGTTGTAAATTCATGATGTACAAAGGGACTTTAATgacaaataacaattaaatgttGATAGATTTACAATACTGCAGCACAGTTCTTTTACCAAATGCTAGtgcattatatttatttctctacaaaacacataaatataatatcaaatgtttttttaataatttacaataaaaaatcatttatcaaAATTAGAGGGAAATTATGTGGCAGTCCATTTCCCACAATGTGcagacaaaaataacatcatgTTATAAAAAGCAAATCCAGTGActttttggtgagtttttagACTGTTAATCCAACTCCAGAGTCCTGACATCAGTGTAGAtactctcttcctcctctgttcttGCATCCCTTGTCCCTCCTTTGCTTGCTTTCCTGCTGGTGAAGGTAAGAGCATAATAAACCACCGAGTCCTCATCTGTCTGAGAAAATACATGGAGACATGTTACGAGACAGCAGATGTCAGAATTTAGAGACAAAACCGTAATAACATTAAAGCAATGacatcttttattttgataccTCACCTGCTGACTTTGCTGGTCACCACTGACTGTTGCAGCATTTGTTTGCAGAGCAAcaataaaatttataaaataaaaacattaatgtgaATCCAATAATATTAAATGCTGTTTGATAGAGCGATATATGAGTGACTTTGCTTACCGTTGCAACAACCACAAGATTCTTTCTTGAGTTTCTTgattaaataaatgagaaaGGCTATAGCAATCAGAGTTTATAGCCAAAGCAGAACATAACAGAAAGTGGATTGTATTGTTCCTCTGAGAATCCCAAATGTTGACTGCTGACACAATATGAAAAGTTTACAATTAGTTAGAGTGTAATTAAGAGTAATTTATGTTTTGGTACATTTACTTGACCttaatcaaacacacaaatgtgctAATTCCCTAAttacattaatataaatatgatgCAGTTACCTTCAGTGTCGAGTTCTGATTTGTTTCCAGAAGATATCTCCTCACATGTGGCCACAGCACAGTAACGAGTCCCAGTATCAGAGGCGCTCACGTTCTTGAAGAAGCTGTAGAAACATGCTTCAGGGTTCTTTTTATGTTCCTCAACACTATTTTCTTGAGTGCAATCAAAAATTGGGACACTGATGTGATCCGGCTCTGAAACAGTGCACACTGTGTTCTCCTGGACGTGTTTTGTTCTCAGAGTCGGAGAGGACTGA
Proteins encoded in this window:
- the LOC121948351 gene encoding uncharacterized protein LOC121948351 isoform X2 gives rise to the protein MILLWVTLLVLHQGHTLVPVTTVELGEPVNLTCALPDTEPSRRKICWYRQRAGETLKLIVTLWLRNQPVYAPEFPNTTLVVNNEETSCNLTIHMTVEQDEGMYHCAIVDWMMDPQWSGVYLLVKGNTQRTSDYIVDQSLTISGPDYPEDLMTLQCSILSDSENKMCSGDHSVFWFRAGPHRSHPDVIFSDGKRRVDCERRSDTQRSCVYRYLRSFSSHEVGMYYCAVATCGEIFFGDITKLEIGIDSGASQTRNDNLSQLVHATEGGADLNYTALHFSGNKATRGRKKKELKTEESVYSQVKC
- the LOC121948351 gene encoding uncharacterized protein LOC121948351 isoform X1, which produces MILLWVTLLVLHQGHTLVPVTTVELGEPVNLTCALPDTEPSRRKICWYRQRAGETLKLIVTLWLRNQPVYAPEFPNTTLVVNNEETSCNLTIHMTVEQDEGMYHCAIVDWMMDPQWSGVYLLVKGNTQRTSDYIVDQSLTISGPDYPEDLMTLQCSILSDSENKMCSGDHSVFWFRAGPHRSHPDVIFSDGKRRVDCERRSDTQRSCVYRYLRSFSSHEVGMYYCAVATCGEIFFGDITKLEIVQRPSFEYIALVITALCLGVSIIGNIVLICCQNSRSVCSQFKGIDSGASQTRNDNLSQLVHATEGGADLNYTALHFSGNKATRGRKKKELKTEESVYSQVKC